The following coding sequences are from one Nicotiana tomentosiformis chromosome 3, ASM39032v3, whole genome shotgun sequence window:
- the LOC104108680 gene encoding glyceraldehyde-3-phosphate dehydrogenase, cytosolic-like, which produces MAKVKIGINGFGRIGRLVARVALQRDDVELVAVNDPFISVEYMTYMFKYDSVHGQWKHHELKVKDDKTLLFGEKAVTVFGFRNPEEIPWGQNGADYIVESTGVFTDKDKAAAHLKGGAKKVIISAPSKDAPMFVVGVNEKEYKPELNIVSNASCTTNCLAPLAKVINDRFGIVEGLMTTVHSITATQKTVDGPSAKDWRGGRAASFNIIPSSTGAAKAVGKVLPALNGKLTGMAFRVPTVDVSVVDLTVRLEKEATYDEIKAAIKEESEGKLKGILGYTEDDVVSTDFVGDNRSSIFDAKAGIALSKNFVKLVSWYDNEWGYSTRVVDLIKHMASVQ; this is translated from the exons ATGG CCAAGGTTAAGATTGGAATTAACG GATTTGGAAGAATTGGGCGATTAGTGGCCAGGGTTGCTCTCCAAAGAGATGATGTTGAGCTTGTCGCAGTTAACGACCCTTTCATCTCTGTTGAATACATG ACATATATGTTCAAGTATGATAGTGTACACGGCCAGTGGAAGCACCACGAGCTCAAGGTTAAGGATGACAAGACCCTTCTCTTTGGTGAGAAGGCTGTTACTGTTTTTGGCTTTAG GAACCCAGAGGAGATTCCATGGGGCCAGAATGGAGCAGATTACATTGTGGAGTCGACTGGTGTCTTCACTGACAAGGACAAGGCTGCTGCTCACTTGAAG GGTGGTGCCAAGAAAGTCATCATTTCTGCCCCTAGCAAGGATGCTCCGATGTTTGTTGTCGGTGTCAATGAGAAAGAATACAAGCCCGAGCTCAACATTGTTTCAAATGCTAGCTGTACCACAAATTGCCTTGCTCCCTTGGCCAAG GTTATAAATGACAGATTTGGAATTGTTGAGGGTCTCATGACCACAGTCCACTCCATCACAG CCACACAGAAAACTGTTGATGGGCCATCAGCCAAGGACTGGAGGGGTGGAAGAGCTGCATCATTCAATATTATTCCCAGCAGTACTGGAGCTGCCAAGGCTGTTGGGAAAGTCCTACCAGCATTGAATGGAAAGTTAACCGGAATGGCTTTCCGAGTCCCAACTGTTGATGTGTCCGTGGTTGACCTCACAGTGAGGCTGGAGAAAGAAGCTACCTACGATGAAATCAAGGCTGCCATTAA GGAGGAATCTGAAGGAAAATTGAAGGGAATTCTAGGTTACACTGAAGATGATGTGGTGTCCACAGACTTCGTGGGAGACAATAG ATCAAGCATATTTGATGCCAAGGCTGGAATTGCTTTGAGCAAGAATTTTGTTAAGCTCGTTTCGTGGTACGACAATGAATGGGGTTACAG CACACGAGTGGTGGACTTGATTAAGCACATGGCATCAGTTCAGTAA